Part of the Anaerobaca lacustris genome is shown below.
CCCCTGAAATTCAATAGGAATTCCGATCAGCGACGCTATGGGGCAGACCGACGTGGCCAGACTACCCCCCTGCCCGGCCTTTACACCTGCATCCGCGCATTTGGGCATGCCCACACCACTTCCACGATCGCCCTTCACAGTTCATGACTGTTTTGGATGAGTCCTACGAGGACCTGAACAAGCTCCTCTGTAGATGCCTGACTGCAGCGTGGCGTCTCCCGTTCTTCTCAATGGTATGGAGAAATCATCGACGCGACAGCCGCGCACAGATCCGTACGAGCAAGAATATGCAATAATAGGTCTGCCGAAAGTCACGATGCTAAGGAAAACGACATGAGAGCACCTCCGTGTCACCTGAAAGCCTGGATACGGCCAACGCCCGAGTTCCACAAGAAAGGACTGGCAAACCACGCGGTCAACGTAGGAACGAAGTGCGGCCACCGCTGCCTCGAAGCCATCTTGTCGCAGACGGACTGGACGGTCCGCATCCTCACGAAGAACGCGTCGGTCAAAGACGACTTCCACTTTATCGAGAAACGCCGCGATCGTGTCCTGATCGGCCCGAGCATCACGGCTCCTCTGTACAATAGGCCGGCCATCCAGTTGCTTGAGCCCAACACCTCCTCGATCCAGGATCGGATGCTTGCGATAGTTGAGGCCGCAGCGCGTGGCCTGCGGATGTATGCGATGTCCTGCCCCCTGCTGCCTGGAATTGCCGATTCACCAAAGGATATAGAGCGGCTCGTCAAGTTGGTCGAATTACGTAACGGAATTGCCTCAGAATGTACAGAAGGCGGTGCGAAAGCACTCAGATATCTCAAAGCTGCGCTTTCTGCTCTATCCATCCGGCCTGCGATCAGAGGACAGGGCGAGAATCAAGCAAGAGGATGCGGGAGTGTTGTGGCTGAGGTGAAGCTGGATTATCATGTTGCCGAACGAGCGACATAATGCCAAAGAGGCCCCGGCAGTTGACGGTTGCGGGGTCTGTGAGGATCTGCTCGCAAGTCTCCAGCGTTTCTTCCGCGTTCTGGACAACGCCCGCAATGCGCGTCTGCCGCTACGTATGCTGAGCCGGAATGCTTGCAGCACGGGCTTGTGTCCGAATGGGAAACAGGCGGCGGTCGGATTCGAACCGACGAATAACGGTTTTGCAAACCGTCGCCTTAGGCCACTTGGCTACGCCGCCTAAACCACTTTGCTCATTGGGCTTACGTCGATTTTGAGTGTGCCGCTTGACAGGAGCCTACAACCTTGACTCCAACTTACTCCGTCAGGTGTAACACTTGCAGCTACCCGGTTGTCGCGCACACTCGTAACCACACGTTTGAAGGACGTTGTCATGGGTCAACCCGCAAAACAACAGAAGCCTGCAGCGGCCAAGCGAAGCCGATGCCCGCTCAGTCTACATCGGACGGGTCAGTGGTACAAGAAGATTCATGGCAAATTCTACTACTTCGGCAAGGATAAGGAAGCCGCCGTAAGGGCCTACGAAGAGCAAGTCACCTATCTTCACACCGGCACGGGAGCCGCACCCGCCAGTATGAACACCCTCACCCTGCGTATCTGCGCGTGGAAAAGATGAAACAGGGGGCTGTCCAAAGCTGGATGCCCTGGAGATTAGCATTCGTTCCAACAATGGGGCGGGGGCAACGAGACCCGCCGCCCCGTTGTAGTCGTCAAAACGTCCAGATCACGTGTCCGCCGAAGAACTCGGCATCGGTCGTTCGTTGGTACTCGGCACCAACAGAGCCGCCCTGGAGGAAGAACAGACGGGCTCCGATATAACCGCCGAAGTCGGCTTCCGCATCGATGTCGGCGCTGAGCCGTCTGCCACTGGACTTGAAGACCACGTCGCCCGTAAAGTATGTCACGCATGGTCCACCGTAGATCATGAAATTACCGGGGTGCCAGCACGGCCCCATGGCCACTTGGATTTCCGTGGCATCTATTTTCGCTTTGACGGGGATTGTCTCCGGCTCCTCGTCGATATCGATTTCAAGAGCGGTATTATCGTCTCCGGTGTAAACGCTGACCAAACCAACGATACCCCACGAGACCTGCTTGCCTGCTTGCATGGTGACGCGCCCACCGACTCCCAGGGCACCGTCAGTGCTTTCGTACCAATCCTGTTCGATGGACACAGCTCCAACGCGGCCAAAAATCTCGGCCCGTTGGCTGGCGAGTCCTACGGCCACTTGGCCCCAGACAGTGTTGAGTTCCACGCCATCGAGGTTTGCGCTCGTCTTGGGAAAGACGTTCCCTTCGATCTCCACGGTCGGGAACTCCAGCTTTATATCCTGCTCACTTCTTGATAGCCACCCTCCCAATTGCCACTGCCCCGCGTCCAGGCGACTGACCGGAGGCCCCAGCGGGCTCAGCGCCATCGCCGGGACAGCGGTCAATACCATCACTCCCATCACTATCAGTCGTCTCACTCTCATGGCTCTTCTCCTTTCGGAAGAACACCTGACTCGGCCCGTCTGCACTCTACGCAGAGACACCTGCGAACCGAAGAACCTCTCTGTCTGACGTGCGTATCAGCCCATATCGCAAGAAGCGCACAACACACCTTTCGAAAGGCGATTTCGGCAGGCCAAATGTGGATGAAAGAAATCTCAAGATTACGATATTTCTCCGCCCCTGACGATCAAGGCAACAAGGATCTCCCGTCTCATTGTTCTCCCTTTCACATTGCCCCATACCTTTCCTCTCTTCGATGGGGCCTCCGTCCTCCATCCCCGTCATTGTAGATCCTCGTGGCCGCAATATCAAGGCTTCTGGGCAGATTTCCCTGCCGAATAGCGTATTCCTTGTGCACGAATACCGTTCCGTTCCCCGCGAGAGGTCCTTGGCAAAGACAATCCGCTACCCCGTGAGACAGTCAGTCTCACCAGGGAGAAGGGATATCGGTTTTCAGGGAGCAGTCGCGTGTTGGCCATCGCGCCGATGCCTCCATGAGGAGCCCACTCCGCCGACGCCACCGGTAATGGCATGTGACCACCCAGGCCCGGGCCGAATTCCCGGCCGGGGACTCCAAACACAGACCGAGGGGGTTGCCGCCGGGACTCCAAATCAGCAGCGGGGGGTGCCCGGGATTTCCACGAGGGTATGACTCCAGCCACTCGAAGGGGGTCGGCCCCGCCCCCCCTACCCTCCGGGCCAAGAAAAAGACAAGCCCAGGACAAGCAGGCCGTCCGCCCCCATGAATAGGTCATTGTCGGGTTTGTCGTAAGTGCTTGTTTTCAGGTCGCTTACATGAATGGGCGATACAGGACTCGAACCTGTGACCCGCTGATTAAGAGTCAGCTGCTCTACCAACTGAGCTAATCGCCCGAGGGCTTGGTTCGGCGTCGGCCGGAAACCAACGCAGCCGACACGTGCGTGTCAGCCGCGGCGAAACAAGGAGTGTACCAGCCATTTCGATTGTCTGCAAGACAATTGCTGGGGCAAGCACAAAACTTTCTTCCGCCCCCGGCCGGTCGCAAGTGGCGATCAGCGGGCCGACAGGACGTACTGGCGCGCCTTGCTGATGGACTGCCTGCCTTTGGCAGCGGAGGTCTCGATACGGCACTCGGCTGCATCGCCACGCATGGCGATTTCGACCGCCAGGACAGCCCGGCTGTCGCCCAACAGACTTGCATCGAGGGAAAGCGGTCCGGCCGTCGCCGGCTCGCCACGGGCAGCCTGATGGCGAGCCCAGGCCAGGCCGCTGGCCGCCAGATTGCGGTCCAGCGCCTGCAGGTAGGTGGCATCGGCCTGAAAGAGCATCGTATTGGCCCCTTCAGTCAGCACGAGCATCACGACGGCGGTGATAGCAAGCAGCATGATGACATATACCAGGATAAAGCCAGATCGTCTCGCCTCGCTCATGGGGCTTCCTCCGCCTTGGCCAGGCCGCCGATGAAGTAGACATAGGAATTGGCCAACTTCTCTCTGGTCTTGCCGGCAATGCGTTCCTGCAAAAACGTGCGCACCTCGACGGCATGTGCTTCCTCGCCCTGTTGCCAGCGCCACCAGGTGATTACCGCATCGCGAAATCGCCAGACCCCCTCGGTTTGCGCCTCGGCCTGGTCGAGCCGCGTCCGAGTCACGCCGGCTTCGTCCATTCGATAGCAGATCACGCCCTCGGGCAAGGCGATCAGGAGCGTTCGGTCATCGCTTCGGACCTCGCCAGACGCGTCGGGCAGATCGACAGCCGCGTCCACGTCGTCGCGTATGTGGCGGACCAGATCCAGGACCCTGGTGTTCTCCTGTACGATGCGCGTCATGCGAGGCACATCGCGAACGGATGTCGCAAACAAACCGCTGAAGGCAATGGCCGCGAATGGCAGGACGGTGATCACTACGAGCATCTCGACCAGTGTGAAGGCCCTTGTTCTCATCACGAGCCCTCCTCTTCAGCGGGTTGCCCTGCCGGCGCAACATACCGTGACAGTTCAACGACCACTTGCCTGGAGCCGGCCTGCGCGCCGGCCTTGACGTCGATCCGTTCGAGTCCGGCCCACTGCCCTTCTCCCAGCGCCCTCTCCAGTGAGACGGTCACTCGCGGCCAAAGCCGCTTGCACTCGTCGGCGTCGATCGGGGCGCCGGTGGCGGCCACGCTGTCGAGCTGGGCCATGGCCGCCGCGATGCACTGCTGACGGGCCCACTGATGGCGGTTGAAGGCGCTGAAGCCGCCTACCGAAACCGTCAGTCCGGCCAGCAGCAGAGCGAACAGCGACATGGCCACGATCAGCTCGGCCAGCATGAAACCGTTTGTTTGTCTTGTCCTTTCCGACACGATAAGACTCCAAAGTTGCGCGTCACGGATAGATATTGCCGGTCATAAAAGTGAGAACGGCCACTGTCGGAGAGAAGACGGCGTAGACGACAAACCCGACCGTCGCTCCGAGCAGGATGATGCCGAAGGGCCACAGGATGAATCGCGTCAGGTTCACCCGGTAGCTGTAATTCGAGCGATAGAACGATTCGAGCGTCTCTAACACCGCCGGGGTGTGATCCGCTCCTGCGTTGCGGTCGAACGCCCAGGCCAGGGCCGAGGCCAGGCCGCAACCCCGCGCCGCGGCGGCGACATCGTCGCCCTGCTCGACGCGTCGAAGCCAGCACGCCAACCGACGCCGGAAGCCCTGGTTGACATCCAATCCGAGTGTGCTGCGAATCGCCTCGTTGATCGGACAATCCGTCCGTATCGCCACGCGCAGCAGTTCGACCGTCTGCAATGTGGCGTTGTT
Proteins encoded:
- a CDS encoding PulJ/GspJ family protein, which codes for MRTRAFTLVEMLVVITVLPFAAIAFSGLFATSVRDVPRMTRIVQENTRVLDLVRHIRDDVDAAVDLPDASGEVRSDDRTLLIALPEGVICYRMDEAGVTRTRLDQAEAQTEGVWRFRDAVITWWRWQQGEEAHAVEVRTFLQERIAGKTREKLANSYVYFIGGLAKAEEAP
- a CDS encoding type II secretion system protein, translating into MSERTRQTNGFMLAELIVAMSLFALLLAGLTVSVGGFSAFNRHQWARQQCIAAAMAQLDSVAATGAPIDADECKRLWPRVTVSLERALGEGQWAGLERIDVKAGAQAGSRQVVVELSRYVAPAGQPAEEEGS